In the Bacillus sp. HSf4 genome, AATCCTTTTTTCGGTGTTAATTCAACATTTTGATTAAAAAAAGAGCGTGAAAATGACCATTCACACCCCTTTTTAAAGGTTCTTTTTTTTCGCTGAATATATTAGTTTTGTAAGGTTTTCTCCAGTTGTTTGATCTTCTCTTCAATATCAGCGATTTCTTTTTTCAGGTTCTCCTGATGAGGCTGGATTTCCTTGCGCCACTCCTGGATGGACGTCTGCAGTTCGCTGCTGACATCTTTGATGATTTCAGCGCCTTCTCTGGCGGTTTTGACAACCTGTTCTTTTAAAGCACGTCCGTCGGTTTTCAGTCTATTGACAGTGTCTTCAAACTTTCCGCAATTTGATTTGAGCTGTCTTCTCAAATCCTTTCCTGAAGTCGGTGCGGACAATAAAGCGGCGACACCGCCGATGATTCCGCCCACAATCAGTCCAGCTGCTAAAGATCGGCCTTTTGACATGTACATCACCCCGGTTATATTTTTGAAAGGTCAGGCTATAAAGCAAAAACGCCGGCCTTTTTGTCATTGAAAACTTGTTTTAGATTCAGAAGAAACATCTGCATAGCTTGCTTTATTTTAGCATACTTTTTAAAAAAGGAGGGAGAGGGTTGTCTGTCATCATCATTGTTTTAACAATATTATCCGCTGTTTTTGCTGCAGGCTCCTTTTACTATTTAAGGCTTCTCGGTTTTTCCGCATCTTATCCGCCGAAACGCGTACTAAAACAAAAAGCGCTTTTTTGTACGGGAAGCGCTGGATTAGCACTCCTGCTCCTTTTTTTCATTCGGCTTCTTATATAAAATATCGGGCGGATTCCTCTTTTTTTGACCATAGAAATGAAAAAACCTCTCTAAAAAAGGAAGATCACCTTTTTTAAAGAGGCATTTCGGTTTTATTTTGCCTGTTCGATCAGTCTTGAACGTTTCATGATCGCCTGCACGATCGGGTAGATCACGAACATGGCGATTGTGTTGATGAGTGCAGCAGGCAAAACCACGAGCGTAAACAGTGCGGCAAATCCCTGGTTTCCAGGCAGGCCGACAATCAGGAGGGCCGCCGCCAGGAAGATGGTTCCGGAAAGGATCGTTCCCGCTGCGGTTAACACGGAAGCTGTGACCGTTCTATTTTTCAGCTTCTTCACAGCAAGAAATACGGCAAAGAAGATCAAAGCTGTAATTGGTTTGTCAATGATGTTCGGCAGCTGTCCTCCCGGAAATGCGGTCGTTAAAGCGGAAATGATGCCCGTCACGATTCCGATGACAAGTACGTTTTGCACTTTAGGGAACAGAAGGATTCCCATAAACATCATAATCAGCATCATATCTGGCTTCATACCGTAAAAAAAGGGCGGAATCACAGCGTGCAGCGCTGCTCCGATGGCGGCAAAAAGCGCCATGGCAACTAATTCTTTTGTTTTCATGTCTATTCTCTCCTCGTCTCAGGCTCTTTATTGCTTTCCAATAATATGCTCGCCATTTATTGCGAAAGCTTTCTAGTAGTATATCAAACTTTAGAAGGAATGGGGAAGCCTTTTTCAGAAGATGTCAGAAAAAGGATCAAGGCTTAATGCTCTTCCTGGAATCTCTTCATAAATGCTGCCAGTTTCTCGCAGTCTTCAACGGAAACAGCGTTGTAGATCGATGCTCGGCAGCCTCCGACAGAGCGGTGTCCGCCGAGTCCCGACATTTTTTCTTCCTTGGCCTTTTCGATGAATGATTTTGTCAGCTCATCATTTTTCAGCGTAAAGGTGACATTCATGGCTGAACGGCTGTCCGGTCTCGCATGGCCGCGGTAAAATCCGCCGCTTTCATCAATCGCGCTGTATAAAATCTCGGCTTTTTTGCGGTTGCGTTTTTCGATTTCAGCCAGTCCGCCTTTGTCTTTGATCCATTCAAGGACAAGAGACAGCATATAGATCGCAAAAGTCGGCGGTGTATTATAGAGCGAATTCGCTTTTGCGTGTGTGGAGTATTTTAAGATTTTGGCGATTCCTTCATTTTCCTTTGCGAGCAGCTCTTTTTTCATAATGACGACGGTGACTCCGGACGGTCCGAGGTTTTTTTGGGCGCCGGCATAGATGATGTCAAACTGTGAAACATCGATTTTACGGCTTAAAATATCGCTCGACATGTCGGCTACAACCGGAATCGGAGAGTCGGGATATTCCTGCCACTGCGTTCCGAATATCGTGTTGTTGGATGTCAGATGAAGATATGCCCCGTCCTCCGGAATTTCCGCAACTTCCGGAATATAGCTGTATGTGTCCTCTTCGCTTGAAGCGATGATCGATGTGTTTCCGAAAACCTTCGCTTCTGCGAGCGCCTTTTCAGACCATGACCCGGTCATGACGAAGTGCGCCGTTTTTTGTGCGGACAGAAAATTCATCGGAATCATTGAAAACTGGAGGCTTGCTCCGCCTTGCAGAAACAAAATGTCATAATCCTCAGGGATCTCCATCAGTTCTTTTAAAAGAGCTTTCGCTTTTTGATGAACGGCATCATACTCCTTGCTTCGGTGGGACAGCTCCATAACGGACATCCCTGCACCGTTGAAATCAAGAAACTCGTCTTTCGCCTTTTGCAACACCTCTAAAGGCAGTGCCGCAGGTCCTGCATTAAAGTTCGTTGTACGTATCATCACAATCGCTCCCTGTTCATGTATAAAAATATAAAACAATCCTATCATAAAAGGATCGCGTTATACATAAAAAATTTGAATTGTGTGAAATATAGAGCAATCTGATTCCAGCCGCACCAAGAAGGAGCGAAACATGTGAATATTTTATGACAAAAACGCGGGGATGCGGGAAGGCTTTATATAGAAAAAGGCATCGATGTTCTCGATGCCTGAGGAAGTGTTATGCCTGTTTGGTCAAACGGCTGTTAATGGAAGAGGCAATCGTTTGCAAATCTTCCGGTGAATAGTCGTCCGCGTGTGTTTTCCAGACGGCGCCGAAGCCGTCACCTTTTCCGTAGCGCGGGATGATGTGCATATGATAATGAAAGACGGACTGACC is a window encoding:
- a CDS encoding tryptophan transporter — its product is MKTKELVAMALFAAIGAALHAVIPPFFYGMKPDMMLIMMFMGILLFPKVQNVLVIGIVTGIISALTTAFPGGQLPNIIDKPITALIFFAVFLAVKKLKNRTVTASVLTAAGTILSGTIFLAAALLIVGLPGNQGFAALFTLVVLPAALINTIAMFVIYPIVQAIMKRSRLIEQAK
- the serC gene encoding 3-phosphoserine/phosphohydroxythreonine transaminase is translated as MIRTTNFNAGPAALPLEVLQKAKDEFLDFNGAGMSVMELSHRSKEYDAVHQKAKALLKELMEIPEDYDILFLQGGASLQFSMIPMNFLSAQKTAHFVMTGSWSEKALAEAKVFGNTSIIASSEEDTYSYIPEVAEIPEDGAYLHLTSNNTIFGTQWQEYPDSPIPVVADMSSDILSRKIDVSQFDIIYAGAQKNLGPSGVTVVIMKKELLAKENEGIAKILKYSTHAKANSLYNTPPTFAIYMLSLVLEWIKDKGGLAEIEKRNRKKAEILYSAIDESGGFYRGHARPDSRSAMNVTFTLKNDELTKSFIEKAKEEKMSGLGGHRSVGGCRASIYNAVSVEDCEKLAAFMKRFQEEH
- a CDS encoding YtxH domain-containing protein; amino-acid sequence: MSKGRSLAAGLIVGGIIGGVAALLSAPTSGKDLRRQLKSNCGKFEDTVNRLKTDGRALKEQVVKTAREGAEIIKDVSSELQTSIQEWRKEIQPHQENLKKEIADIEEKIKQLEKTLQN